TCAATCCATAGGTTGTCCTTATATACTGTAAATCCAGTTGACGTTCCTTTTGACCGCCCGGCAACCGATCTCCAGCTTGCCCGCATGTGTCTGCTGTGAAAGTGGACAGTTGGCCTCCAGACAAAAATCTGTAGGTGATAATTCAAGTTGACGTGGACAAATTAGGCAAACACGGCTGTGTAAACTCACTCCCAGCCCATTCAAATGCATGACGGACCAATGCGATGTCATTGCGCCCAACAAAATGTCCTCCACCCCTTAATTTGTATAGCTCTGCTCACACtgtcacacacgcatgcatgcacacacacacgcacacaaacgcgtCTAGACATACTCACATCTTTGATCCTATGACCACTTACGCATTTGAACTCGTTGACCTACGTACTTGAAACGGTTTGCGTGTCACTTTTCcatctgctttttcttttctttttttttcattggtatTCTACTTGATGAATATGTATACAGTTCTCATCtgtttgcttaaaaaaacgTGTATTTATAACAGATGGAATTATATGGTAaaatgagttttatttttttggagggcaaatgtttttgtatttaaagTGGCTTTAAAGTTAGATAGACACAAAGAGAAATGTTTATTAACCCTGTCAAATTTCTATGATTAAAGGAAAAGAAATGCCAAAGGCCGAGGCTTCAAAATAGTGAAAAGTCAACCCGTTCCCTCCCCTCTCAATCACGACGGGCAGATCCGCCAAATGCGCTAAAACCACACCCCACTCAACGGTCAATCAAATACCTCTACGATGAcctagaaaaaatatatatcctgCCACTTCTTCACAGGTTTCCTCCACGGcgtgacaacgaggcgctctaagcAGCCAGGTCAGCGGAATATCTGAAACATTTTAATCTGACATTGTCTATTCAGTCCATCATTTGCCAAAATATAATGTATTTATCTTCATCCGTTTTACATAAAAATGCCCACCGACAGCACGTCAAGGTTGGACAAAGTGCACTGCAGCAGATTATTTACAAACTCAATTGAAGTCATAACAATGAACACGCCTAAGGGGAGGAATGGGGGGGGCCATCACGTGTTCGCGTTCCCTAAACATATCGGAGAAACTTTTCCACAGGAACAATGTCACCCACCACAGAGCGCCATTCAAGAATTTGTGgtcgtaaaaaaaaaccaacaacacgaCCTTCCGGGAATGATAAGGGCCATAAACAATGTGCTACAGCTTTTGTTGACATCGTgtgactattgtttttttttcacacacacgcagtgaCCCGGATTGAACGATCATGTGATGTGTTGTACTCTTACCTCCTCAAAAAACGTCCTTCCTTCCGTCTTTGGTGTGGTTCATCCGATTTGCGGTGCAGGGTGATGACGTCATCACCTGTAAACagcagaggggggaaaaatgaattGAGTTTATTAAAGGTATGAAAAGGAAAACATACCGGAAAAAgtccatcacaaaaaaaaacaaggcgtTGCATTTGTGTACGTATATATGTTGAATTAATTTGTAAATtccatgttttgaaatgtttcaagTGGCTTGTCAGCACGTCGCAAGGCATTGGCCTCGTATGGCGAATAAATGCAAAATGGATATAATTTAAAATGCGAACATAAAATACTCACTCAAACATAATGTccggagcagaaaaaaaatcgtttaaaatatataccaaccaaaaaaaaaaggaacatcccTATTTTCTTATGTATTCGTGAAATTGTATTATTTACAGGGGGAAATTACAGCATATATTAATAGTGAACATGGATAACCTACCGATATATATTTATGactgaaaatttattattaaataataCATACCTacccagagggaaaaaaagtaccaAAACATAACAGTACAGTTAATAACTCAATTTCTCTCACATAAAGTCAAATTCATTATAAGCTGGTTacgtgaaaacaaaataaaaatacatgcttATAGGTGGACAATATGTactcaaacataaaaaaagtaatacaaaGCCATTATATCAACCAATaattcattatttaaaaaaaatgtatactgtacttACCTATGATAAGAAAATATACTATACATTATATCATTACATCTAAACATAAGTGGCGTTCCACATGCTTGCGTATTACGCCCACATGAGCCTCTTAGATTGAGCGTCGAATGATGATTGTGCTAATAAAAGACTCGGCAGCTGCTGCGGAGGATTTACCAGCGCACGTCCGCACacgtacaaaaataaatatacttcAAATATACCCGAAGGCAACACAGCAATGACAGTGAAATATTTGAATTCACCTCAAAGTGTCATTTATTAAGTCAAGAGGAAATGTTTTCAAGGAGACACTGTTGGATAAATTGGACTTTTTAATATGTGACGTATATACAAATAGTCATTGGCATCATTGCCTTCTCAGCCATTcattgtgaaattaaacaactaccggtaagtctgtttatttaatttaaaaaaaagtctgcaggTGAACCATGATAATCAGTTACATTTTCTTAACGATGCCTTCTCACATCAAGTTTCTCTGTCTAAGCTCCTCCTCTCAGCAGCGTGTACACGGCGGTGACGGTGAGCACGGCGGCCGTGTACGCAAAGGCAGCATTGTACAGGGTGCTGCGACCAATCCGCTCCCCCAGCGTCCTCTGGGTGTCCTCCGCAGACCCAGGCGTCCAATCGGAACCCCGCCGGTGCCCGTTTTCCAGGAGCCTCCTTACGTGGGAGAGCTCGCCACGGACCCCGCCCAGGCTTTGCCGTAGCTCCGACACTTGGGGTAAAAGGGAGTCCAGGATTGGCGAGCGGTCAGCGGGGGGAGGACTGCTCCCCTCGGCGACGGCGGCCCCCCGGAGGGAGACCCTCAGGCTGTCGATGAGGGCCCCCAGCTCATCCTGCTGCAAGCGATGGTTGCCGGCTTGGACTTTGAGGGCTTCCTGCAGGCTTTCCGGACCCTTCTGGGCCTCCAGCAACAGACTCTTGAGCtcctacaaaacacacacacacacacacacacacacacacacacacacacacacacacacacacgcgcagacgCGCATAGATCATGAAAACTATACATGTGCAAGCTGAGCCCTTTTTGGGCGCGTCCTCACCTGTAGGCGCACGCGATTTACGTATGTGGAGCCCATGACGCCGATAAGGGCGCCCAGCACCGACCCGATGAGCGACCAGTTCTTGGTGCGCTCAGCCCGCGTCCGCTCCTTCTCGTGACTCTCGCGCACGGCGGCCGAGAAGGAGGCGAAGGTCTCGCGCTCGGCTGCCTCAGCGTGCCCGTGCGCCGCGCGCAGACGCCGCTCGTCCCGCAGCAGTTGGTGCTCCAAGGTGGCCAGCTCCAGGTAGGCGGAATCCTCCCGGGACACGCGCTCCAAGCGGGCTCGCGCCTCCTTCAGCCGAACGTGCACCGCCTCAAGGCTGACGTGGGCCTCGCGTACCAGCCCCCTCGACGCCATGAACGCCGCTTCTGCCTGCAACGTCACCCAGGACGGATTGGCCAAGTCATCGCCTTGCAAAATGTACAAATTAGAAGGGGTGTagatcaaggaaaaaaaaaacccaagagtCTTAGCTTAAAGTTGGAAGtttaaatttggaaaaaaatatgaatttttgGAATGAGAAAAATAATGACTTTGAATGACATGAAGCTTTGGAATATGTTGACATTGGTGGtgattcaatgaatgaatgtaaaaaaaaggaatcgcctgtagaatatttttttgtgaaaaatgagtataaagatttttttgctaatgtgtaaacatttgAAATATTGACACGGTTATATTGACTGACAACCAACGCATATCTACTGACCTCTGTGACATTGGTCTGCGCTTGGCGGACCTCGTTGAGGCCGACAAACTCCTCGTACTTCCCCCACCAGCTGTTCATGGTGGCGGCGGCCATCAGGGCAGACTGCCGGCCCCACTGTTGCCCTAAGCGACCGGCATgctggacaaaaacaaatacatctaTTTATTTTAGTTATGATTAGAATTATTAGTATGACTATTATTATTCATGACTTGTTTTGGCACTCATAGCAATTTAAAAACggattacagtggtaccttgactttcaAGCTTGATGACCAAATCAATTTTCAAACCCACTGAGGCCATTAATTCACACacaccgccacccccccccccaaaaaaagaaacacaactttattgatgtgttaatgaaacaaaaataagacTGAATctaacaattaaataaatagtgattaacaatgaaataattgctttgtatgatttcttttttttattaatccgTTTCTTTTCCATCACCTAATACCTTTCTTCAAATCAGgagattatttcaaattgacagagcAGAAAGTTCACAAACATAAATCGAATAGGAGTCAGTTACTGGTTTGTGGTTTGGTCCATAACATCCGTTGGAGAACAGGCCCAAATATTGATCATTGCTTTccaagtaaaagcagatgtcaGGTTCTGAAGGATTTGACTTACCTGTAAGGCAGAGAGTGCTCGCTCCTTCAGGCCATCGGGACCGGCCAAGCGAGGGCCGCTGGGTGGTCTATGGGTACAGTAGGTCCGGACCACACACACCCGGACCGGCAGGGGCCCAAGCAGGAAGAGGCGGGACCAACAACCCGAGCCATGAAGTCTGTACCTGGCCCCATTAGCATGaatgaattgacttatatgtattgtattgttgcaTCATTTAATTAGAAAGTACCTCATCAAGAAGTGCAATATGCACAGAATCAGAGCTGCAATTTGTCCACAGCTGAAGAGATACCACCTGTAAATAATTGTTCAATTAAGGAATTTAGATTTGGACAACGATTTTACATCATGGGGAGCATCCGAACAAAATGCATCGACTCAtttaggttttgttttgtttcctggcaACGTTTTCTTGCTTCCTTCACTCAGAGAGTACGTTTTTATTCTTGTGTCCATACATTCTTCTTTTACTTGaaccttttctttttccttgatTTACACCATCTCTGCTTCCTTTCTTCAGATCCATTTTAAACCTATTTTTCTGCTTGCCACCTTTCCTTCTTTAATTTCTTCAAAACTACCTTTTGCAACTTGTTTCCTACTTTCAACTTTTCGGTCTTCTTTCTTTCACTGCCTcttagaattcttttttttctccttctggaCTCAAATGAGGTAAATAAAATTTGACGCTATTCTTTGTATTATTTATGTTCATTGAAGAAGCGCATGCCTACTTTTCCTTCACCCAGAATGCAATTCAATTACTGTTTAAAAACTTCTGGTTGGATGCACTCTACATTTCTTCGCCTATTACTTGAGAAAATATCAGCAATGACAAGAGTCTCATTTATCCATTCTTCTACTCGCAGGCAAACGGCCGCTTATGTCCTCTACCCATTTCCAATGGTAGCAACCTAGCATTTAGCATCGTGTCTGTATTTTGCTTTGTCAtaacatatatgtatataa
The DNA window shown above is from Hippocampus zosterae strain Florida chromosome 9, ASM2543408v3, whole genome shotgun sequence and carries:
- the ccdc51 gene encoding mitochondrial potassium channel isoform X1, with the translated sequence MRYRLHGSGCWSRLFLLGPLPVRVCVVRTYCTHRPPSGPRLAGPDGLKERALSALQHAGRLGQQWGRQSALMAAATMNSWWGKYEEFVGLNEVRQAQTNVTEAEAAFMASRGLVREAHVSLEAVHVRLKEARARLERVSREDSAYLELATLEHQLLRDERRLRAAHGHAEAAERETFASFSAAVRESHEKERTRAERTKNWSLIGSVLGALIGVMGSTYVNRVRLQELKSLLLEAQKGPESLQEALKVQAGNHRLQQDELGALIDSLRVSLRGAAVAEGSSPPPADRSPILDSLLPQVSELRQSLGGVRGELSHVRRLLENGHRRGSDWTPGSAEDTQRTLGERIGRSTLYNAAFAYTAAVLTVTAVYTLLRGGA
- the ccdc51 gene encoding mitochondrial potassium channel isoform X2 is translated as MAAATMNSWWGKYEEFVGLNEVRQAQTNVTEAEAAFMASRGLVREAHVSLEAVHVRLKEARARLERVSREDSAYLELATLEHQLLRDERRLRAAHGHAEAAERETFASFSAAVRESHEKERTRAERTKNWSLIGSVLGALIGVMGSTYVNRVRLQELKSLLLEAQKGPESLQEALKVQAGNHRLQQDELGALIDSLRVSLRGAAVAEGSSPPPADRSPILDSLLPQVSELRQSLGGVRGELSHVRRLLENGHRRGSDWTPGSAEDTQRTLGERIGRSTLYNAAFAYTAAVLTVTAVYTLLRGGA